A genomic stretch from Helianthus annuus cultivar XRQ/B chromosome 1, HanXRQr2.0-SUNRISE, whole genome shotgun sequence includes:
- the LOC110867609 gene encoding protein PHOSPHATE STARVATION RESPONSE 1, whose amino-acid sequence MGCNQEMVYNLKIREFGGSQQPWQVAILPSEIINQQEPEDQPQQQQHHQQQQQQQQRMICYRQQTPSCSKTIMEQIGSPASALLATERYLGFSQNGVHRSFNEETDVSSAPQTKSSYFMHPNIETRYFSSYDRSSYKMTVVNQSEKDQIRELKRKLLEESDVSDWRQSPPAICYNGNPDPVAQLGHSRPPSAPLSFNNTNPVSVVPSKTRIRWTQDLHDRFVECVNCLGGAEKATPKAILKLMDSEGLTIFHVKSHLQKYRIAKYLPESAKGNSEKRTSIDTMSQIENITGMQFKDALQMQLAVQRQLHEQLEIQRSLQMRIEEQAKQLKRLFDQHQPPKANKSSSPNDCHHSMNLDDDEILNLEDDTESALFPSKIS is encoded by the exons ATGGGTTGTAACCAAGAAATGGTTTACAATCTAAAAATTAGAGAATTTGGTGGTTCACAACAACCATGGCAAGTTGCTATTTTACCATCAGAAATCATTAACCAGCAAGAACCAGAAGAtcaaccgcaacaacaacaacatcatcaacaacaacaacaacagcaacaacggATGATATGTTACCGACAACAAACTCCATCTTGTAGTAAAACAATCATGGAACAAATTGGATCACCAGCTTCTGCACTTTTAGCGACGGAAAGATATTTAGGGTTTTCTCAAAATGGTGTTCATAGATCTTTTAATGAAGAAACAGATGTTTCTTCTGCACCCCAGACGAAATCTAGTTATTTTATGCACCCCAATATTGAAACTAGGTACTTCAGTTCTTATGATAGATCATCATACAAGATGACGGTCGTTAATCAATCTGAAAAAGATCAGATTAGGGAGCTAAAGAGAAAATTACTTGAAGAATCTGATGTTTCTGATTGGAGACAATCACCACCCGCTATTTGTTACAATGGAAATCCGGATCCTGTT GCACAATTAGGTCATTCTAGACCACCTTCGGCTCCACTTTCGTTTAACAATACAAATCCTGTTAGTGTTGTCCCGAGTAAAACACGAATCAGATGGACTCAAGATCTCCATGATCGGTTTGTGGAGTGTGTGAATTGCTTAGGCGGTGCTGAAA AGGCGACGCCAAAGGCGATACTGAAACTGATGGACTCAGAAGGGTTAACAATTTTTCATGTGAAAAGTCATTTACAG AAATATAGAATAGCAAAATACTTACCAGAATCTGCAAAAG GAAATTCTGAGAAGAGAACTAGTATCGATACCATGTCACAAATCGAAAATATAAC AGGCATGCAATTTAAGGATGCACTACAAATGCAACTTGCTGTACAAAGGCAACTTCATGAACAATTAGAG ATTCAAAGGAGCTTACAAATGAGAATAGAAGAACAAGCGAAGCAACTAAAGAGGTTGTTTGATCAACATCAACCACCGAAAGCTAACAAGTCATCTTCACCCAATGATTGCCATCACTCCATGAATCTCGATGATGATGAGATTTTGAATTTAGAAGATGATACTGAAAGCGCTCTTTTCCCTTCGAAAATAAGCTAG